In the genome of Oncorhynchus clarkii lewisi isolate Uvic-CL-2024 chromosome 22, UVic_Ocla_1.0, whole genome shotgun sequence, one region contains:
- the LOC139380754 gene encoding A-kinase anchor protein 17A — protein MMTTLVHDTTEAVCLCQEYNLFLKPIAKMTLSVALPQLKLPGKSISNWEVMERVKAMVAPEQFSALRISKSTMDFIRFEGEVENRGVVKILLAKLDGKSIKLSGFTDILKVRAVENKMDFPTRYDWDSFFRDAKDMNDTVPGERPDTIRLEGLPCRWFTLPDGPPDRPSEMALQTIFQGFGQVRHVDIPMLDPYREETLDKNFNTFTFGGHLNFEAYVQYQEYDGFAKAMDTLRGMKLMYKGEDGKAVACNIKVTFDTSKHLSDVALKRRQQERLRILELERQREELKRKEKEEEERHKEEERKQKEAEEEEKERRREERIRKREQKLRDREERRNLKKVKRRQEEEQKKLQMKIATEERRLLLAQRNLESIRLIAELLGRTKALKQQQQEKERVEREEREKEELARQKEELARLEQLEACRREQEAELRRVELEKGRALDLQRRERELRERLVGNLLKKAGGEGENQTSTQPSALTMHKGDSSDLSKTGRALGVNGVRPRGEERPRAMVRSHVTEKQIGEREERRGGIEERRGNEWRSREAREKPRERERSRSHSQCRRRYSRRRRSSSRKRSDSQRRRRSHSSKRRSDSRRRRSRISKRRSDSRRRSGSRSHRRDSHHGRGCSSRSTSHDWSRSSSERSHSRGRRGHRHSRHKDSRSRSSSSSSRSRERSREKDRSTERSRDSRKRSRSHSRFRRH, from the exons ATGATGACCACCCTCGTCCATGACACCACTGAGGCGGTGTGTCTGTGTCAGGAGTACAACCTGTTCCTGAAACCCATCGCCAAGATGACG TTGAGTGTGGCACTGCCCCAGCTGAAGTTGCCTGGGAAGAGCATCTCTAACTGGGAGGTGATGGAGAGGGTGAAGGCCATGGTGGCTCCTGAACAGTTCTCTGCCCTCAG GATCTCTAAGAGCACCATGGACTTTATCCGCTTCGAGGGCGAGGTGGAGAACAGAGGGGTGGTGAAGATCCTACTGGCCAAACTGGATGGCAAGAGCATCAAACTCAGCGGCTTCACTGACATACTCAAG GTGCGTGCAGTGGAGAATAAGATGGACTTCCCGACACGTTATGACTGGGACTCGTTCTTCCGTGACGCCAAGGACATGAACGATACGGTTCCAGGGGAGAGGCCAGACACCATCCGCCTGGAGGGCCTGCCCTGCCGCTGGTTTACCCTGCCTGACGGTCCCCCTGATCGGCCCTCCGAGATGGCCCTGCAGACCATCTTCCAG ggctttggtcaggtgCGTCATGTAGACATCCCCATGTTGGACCCGTACAGAGAGGAGACTCTTGATAAGAACTTCAACACCTTCACCTTTGGCGGCCATCTTAACTTTGAGGCGTACGTCCAGTACCAGGAGTACGATGGCTTCGCCAAGGCCATGGACACACTGAGAGGCATGAAGCTCATGTACAAAGGAGAGGATGGCAAGGCTGTGGCCTGCAACATCAAG gtGACCTTTGACACCAGTAAACACCTGAGTGACGTGGCTCTGAAGAGACGGCAGCAGGAACGCCTGAGAATACTGGagttggagagacagagggaggagctGAAACgcaaggagaaggaggaagaggagagacacaaggaggaggagag GAAACAGaaggaggcggaggaggaggaaaaggaacggaggagggaggagaggatacgGAAACGAGAGCAGAAGCTGAGGGaccgggaggagaggaggaacctaaagaaggtgaagaggagacaggaggaagagcagAAGAAGTTGCAGATGAAGATTGCGACAGAGGAGAGAAGGCTGTTGTTGGCTCAGAGGAACCTGGAGTCTATACGCCTTATCGCTGAACTACTGGGCAGGACcaag GCTCTGAAACAGCAAcagcaggagaaggagagagtggagagagaggagcgagagaaagaggagtTAGCCAGGCAGAAGGAGGAGTTAGCCCGGCTGGAGCAGCTTGAGGCCTGCAGGCGAGAGCAGGAGGCGGAGTTGAGACGTGTGGAGTTAGAGAAAGGCCGTGCCTTGGATCTGCAGcgcagagagagggagctgagGGAGAGACTGGTTGGTAACCTGCTGAAGaaggctggaggagagggagaaaaccAGACCTCCACCCAACCCTCAGCCCTGACCATGCACAAGGGAGACAGCTCCGACCTGAGTAAGACAGGAAGGGCCCTGGGGGTGAACGGGGtgagaccgaggggagaggagagacccagAGCTATGGTACGATCACACGTCACTGAGAaacagataggagagagggaggagaggcgaggaggcatagaggagaggagaggtaatgAATGGAGAAGCAGAGAGGCGAGGGAGAAAcctagagaaagggagaggagtcgGTCCCATAGCCAGTGTAGGAGGAGGTACAGCCGGAGACGAAGAAGCTCTAGCAGAAAGAGGAGTGAtagtcagaggaggaggagaagtcaTAGTTCTAAGAGGAGAAGTGATAGCAGACGGAGGAGAAGTCGCATTTCTAAGAGGAGAAGCGATAGCAGACGGAGGAGTGGTAGTCGTAGCCACAGGAGAGACAGTCACCATGGACGGGGCTGCAGCAGCAGGAGCACCAGCCATGATTGGAGCAGAAGCTCTAGTGAGAGGAGCCACAGCAGAGGCAGGAGGGGCCATAGACATAGTAGACATAAAGACAGCAGAAGCAGATCTAGTAGCAGCAGCTctaggagtagagagaggagcagggagaagGACAGGAGTACAGAGAGGAGTAGAGACTCCAGGAAGCGTAGTAGGAGTCATTCTCGTTTTAGACGCCACTAA